In Streptomyces sp. NBC_01551, one DNA window encodes the following:
- a CDS encoding TetR/AcrR family transcriptional regulator, translating to MDAETMNATDEYGIPIIPGPSDSAQRKRQAIIDAALAEFLSEGYSAASMDAITHRSGVSKATIYKHFGNKERLFLAVVGGVLPQTYAGLQCCSSTIAQAPDLRTALINFTTDWTRLVLRPDIMSLRRLVIGEIDRFPQLGQLWYRVTYDMNNGPLTEAFTELDERGTLDVPDPALAVQQLVAATLGVLQLVHTFSTDAEIDEAELSRVVTSGVDLFLARYLR from the coding sequence ATGGACGCCGAGACGATGAACGCCACGGACGAGTACGGCATCCCGATCATCCCGGGACCCTCCGACTCGGCCCAGCGCAAGCGGCAGGCGATCATCGACGCGGCCCTCGCGGAATTCCTCTCCGAGGGCTACTCGGCGGCCTCGATGGACGCCATCACCCACCGCTCCGGGGTCTCGAAGGCGACGATCTACAAGCACTTCGGCAACAAGGAGCGGCTGTTCCTCGCCGTCGTCGGCGGCGTCCTGCCCCAGACGTACGCCGGCCTCCAGTGCTGCAGCTCCACCATCGCCCAGGCCCCGGACCTGCGGACGGCGCTGATCAACTTCACCACCGACTGGACCCGGCTGGTGCTGCGCCCCGACATCATGTCGCTGCGCCGCCTGGTCATCGGCGAGATCGACCGCTTCCCGCAGCTCGGCCAGCTCTGGTACCGGGTCACGTACGACATGAACAACGGCCCGCTGACCGAGGCATTCACCGAGCTCGACGAGCGCGGGACGCTGGACGTCCCCGATCCCGCGCTGGCCGTGCAGCAGCTCGTCGCGGCGACCCTCGGCGTACTCCAGCTGGTGCACACCTTCTCGACGGACGCGGAGATCGACGAGGCGGAGCTCTCCCGGGTCGTCACCTCCGGCGTGGACCTCTTCCTGGCGCGCTACCTCAGGTGA
- the kdpA gene encoding potassium-transporting ATPase subunit KdpA produces the protein MSPATAGVLQLLALIGALALAYRPLGDHMARVYSSEKHYTPEKWIYKAIGANPSAEMRWPAYLRGVLAFSAVSVLFLYVLQRLQGVLPGSLGFVSIDPDQAFNTAASFVANTNWQSYYGEQAMGHVVQTGGLAVQNFVSAAVGMAVAVALVRGFARSRTGELGNFWADLVRGTVRILLPLSVIGALILVACGVIQNFAGIHEVGQFMGGTQQWNGGAVASQEVIKELGTNGGGYFNANSAHPFENPTPFSNLFEVFLILVIPFALTRTFGRMVGNLRQGYAILATMGVIWVGFTALMMWTEFAHHGPALQAAGGAMEGKETRFGIGASSIFAVATTLTSTGAVNSFHSSYTGFGGGITMLGMQLGEIAPGGVGSGLYGMLIMAIIAVFIAGLMVGRTPEYLGKKIGTRQIKLAACYILITPALVLCFTAAAMALPTPGNSMANPGAHGFSEILYAYTSGANNNGSAFAGLNADTQWFNSTIGIAMLLGRFLPIVFVLALAGSLAEQQPVPATAGTLRTDKPLYAGLLVGTIVIITGLTYFPALALGPLAEGLAS, from the coding sequence ATGAGCCCCGCAACCGCTGGTGTGCTCCAGCTGCTCGCGCTGATCGGCGCGCTCGCACTGGCATACCGTCCGCTCGGCGACCACATGGCCCGGGTCTACTCCTCCGAGAAGCACTACACGCCGGAGAAGTGGATATACAAGGCCATCGGCGCCAACCCGTCGGCCGAGATGCGCTGGCCCGCGTACCTGCGCGGCGTCCTGGCGTTTTCCGCCGTGAGTGTCCTCTTCCTCTACGTCCTGCAGCGCCTGCAGGGCGTCCTGCCCGGCTCGCTCGGCTTCGTGTCGATCGACCCGGACCAGGCGTTCAACACCGCCGCGTCGTTCGTGGCGAACACCAACTGGCAGTCGTACTACGGCGAGCAGGCCATGGGCCACGTCGTGCAGACCGGCGGCCTCGCGGTCCAGAACTTCGTCTCGGCGGCGGTCGGCATGGCCGTGGCCGTGGCGCTCGTACGCGGCTTCGCCCGCTCCCGTACCGGTGAGCTCGGCAACTTCTGGGCGGACCTGGTGCGCGGCACCGTCCGCATCCTGCTGCCCCTCTCGGTGATCGGCGCGCTGATCCTCGTCGCGTGCGGCGTGATCCAGAACTTCGCCGGGATCCACGAGGTCGGCCAGTTCATGGGCGGCACGCAGCAGTGGAACGGCGGCGCGGTGGCCTCGCAGGAGGTCATCAAGGAGCTGGGCACCAACGGCGGCGGTTACTTCAACGCCAACTCGGCCCACCCGTTCGAGAATCCGACCCCGTTCTCCAACCTGTTCGAGGTCTTCCTGATCCTGGTCATCCCGTTCGCCCTGACGCGGACCTTCGGCCGGATGGTCGGCAACCTGCGCCAGGGTTACGCGATCCTCGCCACCATGGGCGTCATCTGGGTCGGTTTCACGGCGCTGATGATGTGGACCGAGTTCGCCCACCACGGCCCGGCGCTCCAGGCGGCGGGCGGGGCGATGGAGGGCAAGGAGACCCGCTTCGGCATCGGCGCCTCGTCGATCTTCGCCGTGGCCACCACCCTGACCTCGACGGGCGCGGTCAACTCCTTCCACTCCTCCTACACCGGCTTCGGCGGCGGCATCACCATGCTGGGCATGCAGCTCGGCGAGATCGCGCCCGGCGGTGTCGGTTCCGGCCTCTACGGCATGCTGATCATGGCGATCATCGCGGTGTTCATCGCCGGCCTGATGGTCGGCCGCACGCCCGAGTACCTGGGCAAGAAGATCGGCACCCGCCAGATCAAGCTGGCCGCCTGCTACATCCTCATCACCCCGGCGCTGGTGCTCTGCTTCACCGCCGCCGCGATGGCGCTGCCCACCCCGGGCAACTCGATGGCCAACCCCGGCGCGCACGGATTCTCCGAGATCCTCTACGCCTACACCTCGGGCGCCAACAACAACGGCTCCGCGTTCGCGGGCCTGAACGCCGACACGCAGTGGTTCAACTCGACCATCGGCATCGCGATGCTGCTGGGCCGCTTCCTGCCGATCGTGTTCGTCCTGGCCTTGGCCGGCTCGCTCGCCGAGCAGCAGCCCGTACCGGCCACGGCGGGCACGCTTCGCACCGACAAGCCGCTCTACGCGGGCCTGCTCGTCGGCACGATCGTCATCATCACCGGTCTGACCTACTTCCCCGCCCTCGCGCTGGGCCCGCTTGCCGAAGGGCTCGCCTCATGA
- a CDS encoding ATP-binding protein — translation MRRGKLRIYLGSAPGVGKTYAMLSEAHRRIERGTDCVVGFVEHHHRPRTEVMLHGLEVTPRREIPYRDSTFTEMDVDALLARRPAVALVDELAHTNIPGARNAKRWQDVEELLQAGIDVVTTVNIQHLESLGDVVETITGVRQRETVPDEVVRRADQIELVDMSPQALRRRMAHGNIYKPDKVDAALSNYFRPGNLTALRELALLWVADRVDEYLQEYRGEHDIRSTWQARERIVVGLTGGPEGRTLIRRAARLAEKGAGGEVLAVYIAASDGLSSASPKELGVQRTLVEDLGGTFHHVIGDDVAYSLLEFARGVNATQIVLGVSRRRPWQYVFGPGVSATVAVESGPDLDVHMVTHDAAARGRGRLPVARGARLGRSRLAWGWLTGVVGPALLTLLLHQVVPGLGLANDMLLFLTFTVAAALLGGLLPALASAAFGSLLLNYFFTPPLYRLTVSDPRNIVAISIFVGVAVSVASVVDLAARRTHQAARLRAESEILSFLAGSILRGEDSLDALLERLRETFSMQSVALLERAGEVEPWTTAGAVGARPVARPEDADVDMPIGDNMALALSGRVLPAEDRRVLGAFAAQAAVVLDRQRLVDEAGRARELAEGNKIRTALLAAVSHDLRTPLAGIKASVTSLRSDDVEWSEADRAELLEGIEEGADRLAALIGNLLDMSRLNTGAVVPLIRETDLDEVVPMALGGVPDGSVELDIPETLPMVAVDRGLLERVVANVVENAVKYSPDGQPVLVSASCLPGRVELRVVDRGPGVPDEAKDRIFAPFQRYGDAPRGAGVGLGLAVARGFTEAVGGTLTAEDTPGGGLTMVLTLPTAADAPPVAPELPASAVT, via the coding sequence ATGAGACGCGGAAAGCTCCGGATCTACCTCGGCTCGGCCCCGGGCGTCGGCAAGACGTACGCGATGCTCTCCGAGGCCCACCGCAGGATCGAGCGAGGCACCGACTGCGTCGTCGGCTTCGTCGAACACCACCACCGGCCGCGCACCGAGGTCATGCTGCACGGCCTGGAAGTGACCCCGCGAAGGGAAATCCCGTACCGGGACAGCACCTTCACGGAGATGGACGTGGACGCCCTGCTGGCGCGCCGGCCCGCGGTCGCCCTCGTGGACGAGCTCGCGCACACGAACATCCCGGGCGCGCGCAACGCCAAGCGCTGGCAGGACGTGGAGGAGCTCCTCCAGGCCGGGATCGACGTCGTCACCACCGTCAACATCCAGCACCTGGAGTCCCTCGGCGACGTCGTGGAGACCATCACCGGGGTGCGCCAGCGCGAGACGGTGCCGGACGAGGTGGTGCGGCGCGCGGACCAGATCGAGCTCGTCGACATGTCGCCGCAGGCCCTGCGCCGCCGGATGGCGCACGGCAACATCTACAAGCCCGACAAGGTCGACGCCGCGCTCTCCAACTACTTCCGCCCCGGCAACCTGACGGCGCTGCGCGAACTCGCGCTGCTGTGGGTCGCCGACCGGGTGGACGAGTACCTCCAGGAGTACCGCGGCGAGCACGACATCCGCTCCACCTGGCAGGCCCGCGAGCGGATCGTCGTCGGCCTCACCGGCGGCCCCGAGGGCCGTACCCTGATCCGCCGCGCCGCCCGGCTCGCCGAGAAGGGCGCGGGCGGCGAGGTGCTGGCCGTGTACATCGCGGCCAGCGACGGCCTCTCCTCCGCGTCCCCCAAGGAACTCGGCGTCCAGCGCACCCTGGTCGAGGACCTCGGCGGCACCTTCCACCACGTCATAGGCGATGACGTGGCGTACTCCCTGCTGGAGTTCGCCCGGGGGGTGAACGCGACCCAGATCGTCCTCGGCGTCAGCCGCCGACGGCCCTGGCAGTACGTGTTCGGCCCGGGGGTGAGCGCCACGGTGGCCGTCGAGTCCGGGCCCGACCTCGACGTCCACATGGTCACCCACGACGCCGCCGCCCGGGGCCGCGGCCGTCTGCCGGTGGCCCGCGGCGCCCGGCTGGGCCGCTCGCGCCTCGCCTGGGGGTGGCTGACCGGTGTCGTCGGCCCCGCCCTGCTCACCCTGCTGCTCCACCAGGTCGTCCCCGGGCTCGGACTCGCGAACGACATGCTGCTGTTCCTCACCTTCACGGTCGCGGCAGCGCTGCTCGGCGGGCTGCTGCCGGCCCTCGCGTCGGCCGCGTTCGGCTCCCTGCTGCTGAACTACTTCTTCACACCGCCGCTCTACCGGCTCACGGTCTCCGACCCGCGCAACATCGTCGCCATCTCGATCTTCGTCGGGGTTGCCGTGTCGGTGGCCTCCGTGGTGGACCTGGCCGCCCGCCGCACCCACCAGGCCGCCCGGCTGCGGGCCGAGTCCGAGATCCTCTCCTTCCTCGCGGGCAGCATCCTGCGCGGCGAGGATTCCCTGGACGCCCTGCTGGAGCGGCTGCGCGAGACGTTCTCGATGCAGTCCGTGGCCCTGCTGGAGCGGGCCGGCGAGGTGGAGCCGTGGACCACGGCCGGCGCCGTCGGCGCGCGTCCGGTCGCCCGCCCCGAGGACGCCGATGTGGACATGCCGATAGGGGACAACATGGCCCTCGCCCTGTCGGGGCGGGTGCTGCCCGCCGAGGACCGGCGGGTGCTGGGCGCCTTCGCCGCGCAGGCGGCCGTCGTCCTCGACCGTCAGCGCCTGGTCGACGAGGCGGGCAGGGCCCGGGAACTCGCGGAGGGCAACAAGATCCGTACCGCCCTGCTGGCGGCCGTCAGCCACGACCTGCGCACCCCGCTCGCGGGCATCAAGGCGTCGGTCACCTCGCTGCGTTCCGACGACGTCGAATGGTCCGAGGCCGACCGGGCCGAGCTGCTGGAGGGCATCGAGGAAGGCGCCGACCGGCTCGCCGCGCTGATCGGGAACCTCCTGGACATGTCCCGCCTGAACACCGGGGCCGTCGTCCCGCTGATCCGCGAGACCGACCTGGACGAGGTCGTCCCGATGGCCCTGGGCGGCGTACCCGACGGCAGCGTCGAGCTGGACATCCCCGAAACCCTGCCGATGGTCGCCGTCGACCGGGGGCTGCTGGAGCGGGTCGTGGCGAACGTCGTGGAGAACGCCGTCAAGTACAGCCCGGACGGGCAGCCCGTCCTCGTCTCCGCCAGTTGTCTGCCGGGCCGGGTGGAGCTGCGGGTCGTCGACCGCGGGCCCGGCGTCCCAGACGAGGCGAAGGACCGGATCTTCGCGCCGTTCCAGCGGTACGGGGACGCCCCGCGGGGTGCCGGCGTCGGCCTCGGGCTCGCGGTGGCCCGCGGCTTCACGGAGGCCGTCGGCGGCACCCTGACCGCCGAGGACACCCCCGGCGGCGGGCTCACCATGGTGCTCACCCTGCCCACGGCCGCCGACGCCCCGCCGGTCGCCCCGGAGCTGCCGGCCTCGGCGGTCACCTGA
- a CDS encoding response regulator, whose translation MTRVLVVEDDPQLVRALKINLQARKFEVEEATDGTAALRLAAARKPDVILLDLGLPDMDGVEVIRGVRGWSRVPILVVSARHTSEEKIRALDAGADDYVTKPFSMDELLARLRAATRRQEDPAGSAGPALVTTDDFTVDLAAKKVVRADRTVRLTPTEWHLLELLIAHPGHLVSQRKLLLEVWGPTYAEHTNYLRVYMAQLRRKLEADPSHPRYLITEPGMGYRFEP comes from the coding sequence ATGACCCGGGTGCTCGTGGTGGAGGACGACCCCCAGCTCGTACGCGCGCTGAAGATCAACCTCCAGGCGCGGAAGTTCGAAGTGGAAGAGGCCACCGACGGCACCGCCGCGCTCCGGCTCGCGGCCGCCCGCAAGCCGGACGTCATCCTGCTGGACCTCGGACTGCCGGACATGGACGGCGTGGAGGTGATCAGGGGGGTCCGCGGCTGGAGCCGGGTGCCCATCCTGGTGGTCTCCGCCCGCCACACGTCCGAGGAGAAGATCCGGGCCCTGGACGCCGGCGCCGACGACTACGTGACGAAACCGTTCAGCATGGACGAGCTGCTGGCCCGGCTGCGGGCGGCCACCCGCCGGCAGGAGGATCCCGCCGGGTCCGCCGGGCCGGCCCTGGTCACGACGGACGACTTCACCGTGGACCTGGCGGCGAAGAAGGTGGTGCGCGCCGACCGCACCGTGCGCCTGACCCCGACCGAGTGGCACCTGCTGGAACTGCTGATCGCCCATCCCGGGCACCTCGTCTCCCAGCGCAAGCTGCTGCTGGAGGTCTGGGGGCCGACGTACGCGGAGCACACCAACTACCTCCGGGTCTACATGGCCCAGCTGCGGCGCAAGCTGGAGGCGGATCCCTCCCATCCCCGGTACCTGATCACCGAGCCGGGCATGGGCTACCGCTTCGAACCCTGA
- a CDS encoding potassium-transporting ATPase subunit C yields MNTSVGNTARLLGAGLRALLVLTVVCGVLYPLAVTGIAQALFNDNANGSEIKDKSGQVIGSSLIGQTYNLPKANPDDPEEAAKPDPKWFQPRPSNGLGSNSVNTRYSLILSGATNKAADNPDLVKLVEDAKAAVIADNTTKSYTVKPQDVPADAVTSSGSGLDPNISPAYADLQVHRVAEQNDLDVKRVEKLVKDNTTGRTLGFMGEPRVNVLELNSALRELTKS; encoded by the coding sequence ATGAACACTTCTGTCGGCAACACCGCCCGCCTCCTCGGCGCCGGCCTGCGTGCCCTCCTCGTCCTGACGGTCGTCTGCGGCGTCCTCTACCCGCTGGCCGTGACCGGCATCGCCCAGGCCCTGTTCAACGACAACGCCAACGGCTCCGAGATCAAGGACAAGAGCGGCCAGGTCATCGGCTCGTCCCTGATCGGGCAGACCTACAACCTGCCCAAGGCCAACCCGGACGACCCGGAGGAAGCCGCCAAGCCGGACCCGAAGTGGTTCCAGCCGCGCCCCTCCAACGGCCTCGGATCCAACAGCGTCAACACCCGGTACTCCCTGATCCTCTCCGGCGCCACCAACAAGGCCGCCGACAACCCGGACCTGGTCAAGCTGGTCGAGGACGCCAAGGCAGCCGTGATCGCGGACAACACCACGAAGTCCTACACGGTCAAGCCCCAGGACGTGCCGGCCGACGCCGTCACCTCCTCCGGCTCCGGCCTCGACCCCAACATCTCCCCGGCCTACGCCGACCTCCAGGTGCACCGCGTGGCCGAACAGAACGACCTCGACGTCAAGCGGGTCGAGAAGCTCGTCAAGGACAACACCACGGGCCGCACCCTCGGGTTCATGGGCGAGCCCCGCGTCAACGTCCTGGAGCTCAACTCCGCCCTCAGGGAACTGACCAAGAGCTGA
- the kdpB gene encoding potassium-transporting ATPase subunit KdpB, with amino-acid sequence MSTITPTRAPHEDLPTGHKPPAGRVGGGLFDPKALIKSFPDAVRKLDPRVMVKSPVMFVVLVGSVVTTALAIKDPTDWFGWAITAWLWLTTIFANLAEAVAEGRGKAQADTLRKAKTDTVARRLSEDGRTEERVPGTDLRIGDLVVCEAGDVIPGDGDVVEGVASVDESAITGESAPVIRESGGDRSAVTGGTKVLSDRVVIKITTKPGETFIDRMINLVEGAARQKTPNEIALNILLASLTIVFLLAVVTLQPFAIYADAQQSMIVLTALLVCLIPTTIGALLSAIGIAGMDRLVQRNVLAMSGRAVEAAGDVSTLLLDKTGTITLGNRQAAEFVPVKGTTEAELADAAQLSSLADETPEGRSIVVLAKEKYGLRERHQGELTQATWVAFTAQTRMSGVDVDGKKTRKGAAGSVITWVKEQGGRVGEDADLLANRISEAGGTPLLVAVQDEKGARILGVIHLKDVVKDGMRERFDELRRMGIKTIMITGDNPLTAKAIAREAGVDDFLAEATPEDKMALIKREQAGGKLVAMTGDGTNDAPALAQADVGVAMNTGTSAAKEAGNMVDLDSNPTKLIEIVEIGKQLLITRGALTTFSIANDVAKYFAIIPAMFAVVYPGLDKLNIMGLHSPNSAILSAVVFNALIIIALVPLALKGVQYKPTSADKMLRRNLGIYGLGGLIAPFIGIKLIDMLITLIPGIG; translated from the coding sequence ATGAGCACCATCACCCCCACCCGTGCTCCGCACGAAGACCTTCCCACCGGACACAAACCCCCGGCGGGGCGCGTCGGCGGCGGCCTGTTCGACCCCAAGGCCCTGATCAAGTCCTTCCCCGACGCGGTGAGGAAGCTCGACCCGCGCGTCATGGTCAAGTCGCCGGTCATGTTCGTGGTCCTCGTCGGCTCGGTGGTCACCACCGCCTTGGCGATCAAGGACCCGACGGACTGGTTCGGCTGGGCGATCACCGCCTGGCTGTGGCTGACCACGATCTTCGCCAACCTCGCGGAGGCCGTGGCGGAAGGCCGCGGCAAGGCGCAGGCTGACACGCTGCGCAAGGCCAAGACCGACACGGTCGCCCGCCGGCTGTCCGAGGACGGCCGGACCGAGGAGCGGGTCCCGGGCACGGACCTGCGGATCGGCGACCTGGTCGTCTGTGAGGCCGGGGACGTCATCCCCGGTGACGGTGACGTCGTCGAAGGTGTCGCCTCCGTGGACGAGTCCGCCATCACCGGCGAGTCCGCGCCCGTCATCCGGGAGTCCGGTGGCGACCGCAGCGCCGTCACCGGCGGTACGAAGGTCCTCTCCGACCGCGTCGTCATCAAGATCACGACGAAGCCCGGCGAGACCTTCATCGACCGCATGATCAACCTGGTCGAGGGCGCGGCCCGGCAGAAGACGCCCAACGAGATCGCGCTGAACATCCTGCTCGCGTCCCTCACGATCGTCTTCCTGCTGGCCGTCGTCACGCTCCAGCCGTTCGCGATCTACGCGGACGCCCAGCAGTCGATGATCGTGCTCACCGCGCTCCTGGTCTGCCTGATCCCGACCACCATCGGCGCACTGCTCTCCGCGATCGGCATCGCCGGCATGGACCGCCTGGTCCAGCGCAACGTCCTGGCCATGTCGGGGCGCGCGGTGGAGGCCGCGGGCGACGTGTCGACGCTCCTGCTGGACAAGACCGGCACCATCACCCTGGGCAACCGGCAGGCGGCCGAGTTCGTGCCGGTCAAGGGCACCACGGAGGCCGAACTGGCCGACGCCGCGCAGCTGTCGTCGCTGGCGGACGAGACCCCCGAGGGCCGTTCGATCGTCGTCCTGGCGAAGGAGAAGTACGGGCTGCGCGAACGCCACCAGGGCGAACTGACGCAGGCCACCTGGGTCGCGTTCACCGCCCAGACGCGGATGTCGGGCGTGGACGTGGACGGGAAGAAGACCCGCAAGGGCGCGGCCGGTTCGGTCATCACCTGGGTCAAGGAACAGGGCGGCCGCGTCGGCGAGGACGCCGACCTCCTCGCCAACCGGATCTCCGAGGCCGGCGGCACCCCGCTCCTGGTGGCGGTCCAGGACGAGAAGGGCGCCCGGATCCTGGGCGTCATCCACCTCAAGGACGTCGTCAAGGACGGCATGCGCGAGCGGTTCGACGAACTGCGCCGCATGGGCATCAAGACGATCATGATCACGGGTGACAACCCGCTCACCGCGAAGGCCATCGCGCGGGAAGCCGGTGTCGACGACTTCCTGGCCGAGGCCACTCCCGAGGACAAGATGGCCCTCATCAAGCGGGAGCAGGCGGGCGGCAAGCTCGTCGCGATGACGGGTGACGGCACCAACGACGCCCCGGCCCTCGCGCAGGCGGACGTGGGCGTGGCGATGAACACGGGCACCTCGGCCGCCAAGGAGGCCGGGAACATGGTGGACCTGGACTCCAACCCCACCAAGCTCATCGAGATCGTCGAGATCGGCAAGCAACTCCTCATCACCCGGGGGGCCCTGACCACCTTCTCGATCGCCAACGACGTCGCGAAGTACTTCGCGATCATCCCGGCCATGTTCGCCGTGGTCTACCCGGGCCTCGACAAGCTCAACATCATGGGCCTGCACTCGCCGAACTCCGCGATCCTCTCCGCGGTCGTCTTCAACGCGCTGATCATCATCGCGCTCGTGCCGCTCGCCCTGAAGGGCGTCCAGTACAAGCCGACCAGCGCCGACAAGATGCTCCGCCGCAACCTGGGCATCTACGGACTCGGCGGCCTCATCGCCCCGTTCATCGGCATCAAGCTCATCGACATGCTCATCACCCTCATTCCCGGAATCGGCTGA
- a CDS encoding pirin family protein translates to MDISTAAAPAATTRSTARVVSPFHTLEGEGFPVRRPFPQAGLPFVDPFLMVDQVGPHVLGPGEAKGAPPHPHRGFETIQYVIEGAMEDIDSEGHKRVMNPGEVQWLTAGSGLVHLARPTPGLLADGGPQHLLQIWVNLPARLKATPPRVQYGSPADIPAVDTGEGAELTVITGSTHGVTGPFDTHTPVLVVHARLAVGGRAEFTVPAGHNAMLYVLSGTAATPDAALANGHLAVLGQDGDRFVVSAPDEAAEVLVLAGEPIGEPVARSGPFVMNTTAELHQAQLDYQQGLMGRILL, encoded by the coding sequence ATGGACATCTCCACAGCCGCCGCCCCGGCCGCCACCACGCGCTCCACCGCCCGCGTCGTCAGCCCCTTCCACACCCTCGAAGGCGAGGGCTTCCCGGTCCGCCGCCCCTTCCCTCAGGCCGGACTCCCCTTCGTGGATCCCTTCCTGATGGTCGACCAGGTCGGCCCGCACGTACTCGGCCCCGGCGAGGCCAAGGGCGCGCCGCCGCACCCCCACCGCGGGTTCGAGACGATCCAGTACGTCATCGAGGGCGCGATGGAGGACATCGACTCCGAGGGCCACAAGCGGGTCATGAACCCCGGCGAGGTCCAGTGGCTCACCGCGGGCTCGGGCCTCGTCCACCTCGCCCGTCCCACCCCCGGGCTGCTCGCGGACGGCGGCCCCCAGCACCTGCTCCAGATCTGGGTGAACCTGCCGGCCCGCCTCAAGGCCACCCCGCCGCGGGTCCAGTACGGCTCGCCCGCCGACATCCCCGCGGTCGACACCGGCGAGGGCGCTGAGCTCACCGTGATCACCGGCTCCACCCACGGGGTGACGGGCCCCTTCGACACCCACACCCCCGTGCTCGTGGTGCACGCCCGCCTGGCGGTCGGCGGCCGCGCCGAGTTCACCGTCCCGGCCGGGCACAACGCCATGCTGTACGTGCTGTCCGGCACCGCCGCCACCCCCGACGCCGCGCTGGCCAACGGCCACCTCGCGGTCCTCGGGCAGGACGGCGACCGGTTCGTCGTGTCCGCCCCGGACGAGGCGGCCGAGGTCCTGGTGCTGGCCGGCGAGCCGATCGGCGAGCCCGTCGCCCGCAGCGGCCCGTTCGTCATGAACACCACCGCCGAGCTGCACCAGGCGCAGCTCGACTACCAGCAGGGCCTGATGGGGCGCATCCTGCTGTGA
- the kdpF gene encoding K(+)-transporting ATPase subunit F has protein sequence MTAENIVGLLVAVSLLGYLILALVYPERF, from the coding sequence GTGACCGCCGAGAACATCGTCGGCCTGCTCGTGGCCGTCTCCCTGCTGGGTTACCTCATCCTCGCCCTTGTGTACCCGGAGAGGTTCTGA